Proteins encoded together in one Oncorhynchus masou masou isolate Uvic2021 chromosome 3, UVic_Omas_1.1, whole genome shotgun sequence window:
- the LOC135506774 gene encoding GTPase IMAP family member 9-like, with the protein SELRVVLLGSNRSGKSSVGNLILGNRSLQCCQKHCHITLVDSSGWGREFQLCDTAEIAKHEQQHSVSLCPPGPHAFILVVEVDLSFNDTFRRSVEGHVQLFGERVWSYTILLFTWKNCLGDRKIEQLIQGEGEVLQWLIEKCGRKYHVLSNGDRGDGTQVTGLLHKTEVMVAGNSGRHFEIETSQLQKVEKERREVKERAQ; encoded by the exons tcagagcTGAGGGTTGTGTTGTTGGGTTCAAACCGGTCTGGTAAGAGTTCAGTTGGAAACCTAATTCTTGGGAACAGAAGCCTTCAATGCTGCCAGAAGCACTGCCAT ATCACGCTGGTGGACAGTTCTGGCTGGGGGAGGGAGTTTCAGTTGTGTGATACTGCTGAGATTGCTAAACATGAACAGCAGCACAGTGTGTCTCTATGCCCCCCTGGACCCCATGCTTTCATCCTTGTGGTTGAGGTGGACTTATCATTCAATGATACATTCAGAAGGTCAGTGGAGGGTCATGTCCAGCTCTTTGGCGAGAGAGTCTGGAGTTACACCATCTTACTGTTCACATGGAAGAACTGTCTGGGGGACAGAAAAATTGAGCAACTCATTCAGGGTGAAGGAGAGGTCCTCCAATGGCTTATAGAGAAATGTGGGAGAAAATATCATGTTCTCAGCAATGGGGACAGGGGTGATGGCACACAGGTCACAGGGCTACTGCACAAGACAGAGGTGATGGTGGCAGGAAACAGTGGCAGACATTTTGAAATTGAGACCTCACAACTGCAgaaagtagagaaggagagaagggaagtgaaagagagagctcAATAA